The following proteins are co-located in the Rheinheimera salexigens genome:
- a CDS encoding RHS repeat-associated core domain-containing protein has protein sequence MTAQHVQLKTRYGNMILLSSTATPSAGQVLIFNSAVDAAAYLQTNFQQGSLLNNKAGLNSILHNLGAASINNGATINATDQAYAVLGKAIMARKLFIYELASKTPAISTQTSSSAPAVGKQKPANQGGRTDDTSLQTNSNNTAVTSDQAGSNAAGTAVTENKNLVTEGDPVAMSTGEEILALTDFSLPGAMPLNFVRTYRSSQSHENIGMGFGWRSNFHLKIVAIEAEQQPELNGFILHNEEGRRLHFSKPEVGQTSYQIAEDLALRCEQNGSLVLLKPDNSQWVFVPSTEVKQQWQLHQILDSLGHYLQCYYDKHNRLSRIDYTRKRGIELHYNQQGTLQRIDAVEQTKVGLSPVQQQLAVYQYDTDLNLIVATNMAGQTEHYQYQQHLIIQRQRASGFKHYFTWQGEGPTAKCIRNWGDDGYYDYHFAYHEQQGLAISTDSRGQRWQYFHDERNQLIKKIAPDGATWLYSWNQFGKKIAETAPNNSVTRYYFNELGQLNTVEQADGAISHFNYNEFGQRCGFIDAEGYHWRREYTSGGLLKAEILPDGNKTSYQYDTDGQLTKKITADGQQTLFHHNDEGQLLAVKQHNAVVRYSYDALGRLNGVSDAAGLVTDYQRNNAGKITQQRQYSAANPEQITSTDYHYDNAGRLISEEKPLQQHNQWQYEGLSQPVKLLQADGSALNYEYDKERNLTAIMRSDGARYELDYDGQERPIALKGFDGRLQQYQYDSSGKVSNVTDAGQRQIKLKRDLRGRVIEQIARHQQQLDNNHFHYDKLGRLLRASNGQRKLRFNYNGNGQLTEQWQDDWRCQYRYDNSGRISRLELADGNTLHYGYNNQGQLSELKLNQQSLFKSQYDNVGREISRHFNTGLTLSQQFDPFSRLSQQHWQNATSASAENSIEKATATFVDINTPQRQRHYQYSALHQLIKIQDSQHGNTDYQFNELDQLTAKTHNQDISQNEQHQWDSFGNPQGANIEVKQDRLVRYQNNHYQYDESGNQTSTSSKGKRQQRQFNGFNQLTSLFNNIEGTGSVTRYKYDALGRRSAKITAQGRTDYLWQGNTLLGEHSNGEFTWYIYQPNSHQPLALIKYGKVYFYQLDQLGTPLSLTDENNTIVWQAHYSVFGQATVTVKDIDNPIRFQSQYFDNESGLHYNHFRYYDPTTGRFISQDPIGLIGGINHYQYAPNHINWVDPLGLKCKENTWNEFQKNSKGVFSNSEQASKGYQLWKNQNWTGLQAHLGPNSWPPNRGFVCISKEILLPGDKVDRFGGFTNSQNEFKDFGAFVSPEGNSFESRALPENTKEKAYNAYEVLAPIEVNSGPAIPWFGQSGMGIQYELPESIESLKFNDKIVATTPAYKVEDL, from the coding sequence ATGACGGCGCAACATGTTCAGTTAAAAACCCGTTATGGCAATATGATTTTGCTTAGCAGTACCGCGACGCCAAGCGCGGGACAAGTCCTTATCTTTAATTCTGCAGTTGATGCTGCCGCTTATTTGCAAACAAACTTTCAACAAGGATCACTTCTTAATAATAAAGCGGGATTAAATAGCATTCTGCATAACTTAGGTGCGGCAAGCATTAATAATGGTGCAACTATAAATGCGACTGACCAAGCTTATGCCGTGTTAGGCAAAGCGATAATGGCGCGGAAGTTATTTATATATGAATTAGCATCTAAAACGCCAGCAATTTCCACGCAGACCAGCAGTAGCGCACCGGCAGTAGGGAAGCAAAAACCGGCTAATCAAGGTGGTCGTACTGATGATACAAGTCTGCAGACAAACTCTAATAATACAGCAGTTACTTCAGACCAAGCTGGGAGTAACGCGGCGGGTACTGCGGTAACCGAAAATAAAAATTTAGTGACAGAGGGCGATCCAGTTGCTATGTCCACGGGTGAAGAAATTTTAGCCTTAACCGATTTTAGTTTGCCCGGGGCTATGCCATTAAACTTTGTGCGTACTTATCGTTCTAGCCAAAGCCATGAAAATATAGGAATGGGCTTTGGATGGCGTAGTAATTTTCATTTAAAGATTGTTGCCATTGAAGCAGAACAGCAGCCTGAACTAAATGGCTTTATATTACATAATGAAGAAGGTCGCCGTTTACACTTTTCTAAACCAGAAGTAGGCCAAACTAGCTATCAGATAGCAGAAGATTTGGCGCTACGCTGTGAGCAAAACGGTAGTCTGGTCTTATTAAAGCCTGACAATAGCCAATGGGTGTTTGTACCTTCTACTGAGGTTAAACAGCAATGGCAATTACATCAGATACTAGACAGCTTAGGCCACTACTTACAGTGTTATTATGATAAACATAACCGACTGAGTAGAATCGATTACACTCGAAAGCGTGGTATAGAGCTGCATTATAACCAACAAGGTACCTTGCAACGTATCGATGCAGTAGAGCAAACAAAAGTCGGTTTATCACCCGTACAGCAACAGTTGGCTGTTTATCAATATGACACTGATCTTAATCTTATTGTTGCTACCAACATGGCAGGGCAAACAGAGCATTATCAGTATCAACAACATTTAATTATTCAGCGCCAACGTGCGAGTGGTTTTAAGCATTACTTTACTTGGCAGGGTGAAGGGCCTACGGCAAAGTGTATTAGAAACTGGGGTGATGATGGCTATTACGATTATCACTTTGCATACCATGAGCAACAAGGCCTAGCCATTAGTACCGACAGCCGTGGTCAACGCTGGCAATACTTTCATGATGAACGCAACCAACTAATTAAAAAAATTGCCCCCGATGGCGCCACTTGGTTATATAGCTGGAATCAATTTGGTAAAAAAATCGCAGAAACTGCACCTAATAACTCTGTCACGCGTTACTATTTTAATGAGCTAGGCCAACTCAATACCGTGGAACAAGCCGATGGCGCCATTAGCCATTTTAACTATAACGAATTTGGTCAACGCTGCGGTTTTATTGATGCTGAAGGTTATCATTGGCGCCGAGAATATACTTCTGGCGGTTTATTAAAAGCAGAAATACTGCCTGACGGTAATAAAACCAGCTATCAATATGATACTGATGGCCAGCTAACAAAAAAGATAACAGCTGATGGTCAGCAAACCTTATTTCACCATAACGATGAAGGACAGTTACTAGCCGTAAAACAGCATAATGCCGTTGTTCGTTATAGCTATGATGCTTTAGGTCGGCTAAATGGCGTATCGGACGCCGCAGGGTTAGTTACTGATTATCAACGTAATAACGCAGGGAAAATTACCCAACAACGGCAATACAGTGCAGCTAATCCAGAGCAAATAACCAGTACAGATTATCATTATGATAATGCCGGTCGACTAATCAGTGAAGAAAAACCATTACAGCAACATAACCAATGGCAATATGAAGGCCTAAGCCAGCCAGTAAAACTATTACAAGCCGATGGCAGTGCCCTTAATTATGAATACGATAAAGAGCGCAACTTAACGGCCATAATGCGCAGTGATGGCGCTCGTTATGAACTCGATTACGACGGTCAAGAGCGGCCTATCGCGCTAAAAGGTTTTGATGGCAGGTTGCAGCAATATCAATATGATAGTAGTGGCAAAGTCAGTAATGTCACTGACGCTGGCCAGCGCCAAATTAAACTTAAACGTGATTTACGCGGTCGCGTTATCGAGCAAATTGCTCGGCATCAACAACAATTAGACAATAATCATTTTCACTACGATAAATTAGGTCGGTTACTGCGCGCCAGTAACGGTCAGCGTAAATTACGCTTTAACTATAACGGCAATGGTCAATTAACCGAGCAATGGCAAGATGACTGGCGCTGTCAGTATCGGTACGATAATAGCGGAAGGATAAGTAGGCTCGAATTAGCCGATGGCAATACACTGCATTACGGTTATAACAATCAAGGCCAGCTATCTGAGCTTAAACTAAATCAGCAAAGCCTATTTAAAAGCCAATACGATAATGTAGGCCGTGAAATCTCACGCCATTTCAATACCGGCTTAACCTTAAGCCAACAATTTGATCCCTTTAGCCGGCTTAGCCAACAGCATTGGCAAAATGCGACATCTGCCAGCGCAGAAAACAGCATTGAAAAAGCAACAGCAACTTTCGTCGACATCAATACACCACAACGGCAACGTCATTATCAATACAGCGCATTGCATCAGCTGATTAAAATTCAAGATAGCCAACACGGCAATACAGATTATCAATTTAACGAGCTAGACCAATTAACTGCTAAAACACATAACCAAGATATTAGCCAAAACGAGCAGCACCAATGGGACAGCTTTGGTAATCCGCAAGGCGCTAATATCGAGGTTAAGCAAGATAGGCTAGTTCGTTATCAAAACAATCATTATCAATATGATGAAAGTGGCAACCAAACAAGTACCAGTTCCAAAGGAAAACGCCAGCAACGCCAATTTAATGGATTTAACCAATTAACTAGCCTTTTTAATAACATAGAAGGTACTGGCTCGGTTACGCGTTACAAATATGATGCATTGGGCCGGCGCAGCGCCAAAATAACAGCCCAGGGACGCACCGATTATCTATGGCAAGGCAACACTTTACTGGGCGAGCACAGCAACGGCGAGTTTACTTGGTATATTTATCAGCCTAATAGCCATCAACCTTTAGCCTTAATAAAATACGGCAAGGTCTATTTTTATCAGCTAGACCAACTCGGCACCCCGTTAAGTCTGACAGATGAAAACAACACCATCGTCTGGCAAGCCCATTACAGTGTATTTGGCCAAGCTACCGTAACCGTAAAAGACATCGACAACCCAATCCGTTTTCAAAGCCAATACTTCGATAACGAAAGCGGGCTACACTACAACCACTTTAGATACTACGACCCAACAACAGGCCGTTTTATCAGCCAAGACCCAATAGGGTTAATCGGCGGAATAAACCATTACCAATACGCGCCAAATCATATTAACTGGGTAGACCCGTTGGGGTTGAAGTGTAAGGAAAACACATGGAATGAGTTTCAAAAAAACTCCAAAGGTGTTTTTAGTAACTCGGAACAAGCTTCAAAAGGATATCAACTTTGGAAAAATCAAAATTGGACAGGTTTACAAGCTCACTTAGGGCCTAACTCTTGGCCACCTAATAGAGGGTTTGTTTGTATATCAAAAGAAATTTTATTGCCAGGAGATAAAGTTGACAGATTCGGTGGTTTTACTAATAGCCAGAATGAATTCAAAGACTTTGGCGCTTTTGTTTCGCCAGAGGGGAACAGCTTTGAGAGTAGAGCGTTGCCAGAGAATACCAAAGAAAAAGCTTATAACGCCTATGAGGTGCTCGCGCCTATTGAGGTGAATTCAGGACCTGCAATACCTTGGTTCGGACAGTCTGGTATGGGAATACAATATGAATTACCTGAAAGCATAGAGTCATTGAAGTTTAATGATAAGATAGTTGCTACAACTCCTGCTTACAAAGTTGAGGATTTATAA
- a CDS encoding PAAR domain-containing protein has translation MAKPAAVIGMMHVCPKVDPGPKPHVGGPVVSGSANVTICGIPAATKGDKLVCIGPPDTISAGSATVFINGKNAARLGDATEHGGKIVAGMPTVLIGG, from the coding sequence ATGGCTAAACCTGCTGCGGTTATTGGCATGATGCATGTCTGCCCCAAGGTTGACCCGGGGCCTAAACCCCATGTTGGTGGCCCTGTAGTATCAGGATCAGCCAATGTCACTATTTGTGGTATACCAGCGGCAACTAAAGGCGATAAATTGGTCTGTATTGGTCCTCCTGATACCATAAGTGCTGGCTCAGCCACGGTATTTATTAATGGCAAAAATGCCGCTAGGTTGGGTGATGCAACCGAGCATGGTGGAAAAATTGTTGCGGGCATGCCAACTGTACTTATTGGTGGTTAA
- the tssI gene encoding type VI secretion system tip protein TssI/VgrG, with translation MQQATQDENSIKIDTPLGKDAVILTRFVYKEALSSLFSLKAEVFSNGRTVKPNELIGKEVTITLELGGHKQRYIHGIIADITALGHRVDSEAAGAEYRDFSLNIVAGAWYMQHKVNSRIFRSLNVLKIVETIAAEHGVKIDAAAKVQAGNYPNYDFKVQYEESDMDFVQRLLEQEGIFYFFEHTKSAHKLILADSAAAYAPNSEAKVPVFTGSLSEPHVHHWQHAVVMAPGKFTQRGYDLKKPMSLPTGDVTKGGLVTGHNNYEVFRYEAESEFHSRSKKIAGIRLDALQRDMQRRQGASNCRSFSIGKTFTITKHDDPAEMGKQYVLTELVLTAAIASQSGANKSGQQTIGNQFYCVPKDVAYRPQLRCAKPIIHGVQTATVTCKGNEEISIDALGRITVKFHWDRSEINDHQSSCPIRVSQNWAGKNWGAFFFPRRDQEVLVEFLNGDPDQPIVIGAVYNSDHMPPYNLPDEKTQSGIKTRSTEKGAAANFNEIRFEDKKGEELLYLHAEKNFELQVENNQTDVIGNDRLTTITGNDNENVKKNRQVAIDGGDTLNVGKKLIIDAGDSITIKTGAASISMKSDGSIDIKGTNITIKGSKLSLN, from the coding sequence ATGCAACAGGCAACCCAGGACGAAAATAGCATCAAGATAGACACCCCCTTGGGTAAAGATGCCGTCATACTTACTCGTTTTGTTTATAAAGAAGCGCTATCTAGTTTATTTAGTCTTAAAGCTGAAGTGTTTAGTAATGGCCGGACGGTAAAACCAAATGAGCTAATAGGTAAGGAAGTAACCATCACTTTAGAGTTAGGTGGGCATAAACAGCGCTATATCCATGGCATTATTGCTGATATCACCGCGTTAGGTCATCGTGTAGATAGCGAAGCCGCGGGTGCAGAGTATCGCGATTTTAGCCTTAATATTGTCGCTGGCGCATGGTACATGCAGCATAAAGTGAACAGTCGTATATTTCGATCACTTAATGTATTGAAAATTGTCGAAACCATCGCAGCAGAGCATGGTGTTAAAATTGATGCTGCCGCTAAGGTGCAAGCGGGGAACTACCCAAATTATGATTTTAAAGTTCAGTATGAAGAAAGTGATATGGACTTCGTGCAACGCTTACTTGAGCAAGAAGGTATCTTTTACTTCTTTGAGCATACCAAGTCAGCACATAAACTAATATTAGCCGACAGTGCTGCTGCTTATGCACCTAATTCAGAAGCAAAAGTCCCCGTTTTTACCGGCAGTTTATCTGAACCCCATGTCCATCATTGGCAACATGCGGTGGTTATGGCGCCGGGTAAGTTCACACAACGTGGCTATGATTTAAAAAAACCGATGTCGTTACCCACTGGTGATGTTACCAAAGGTGGTTTAGTCACTGGCCATAACAACTATGAAGTATTTCGTTATGAGGCAGAATCTGAGTTCCATAGTCGAAGCAAAAAAATAGCCGGTATAAGATTAGACGCATTACAGCGTGATATGCAGCGCCGACAAGGCGCCAGTAATTGTCGTTCTTTTAGCATAGGCAAAACTTTTACCATCACTAAGCACGACGATCCAGCCGAGATGGGTAAGCAGTATGTATTAACTGAATTAGTATTAACCGCCGCTATTGCCAGCCAGTCTGGCGCCAATAAATCAGGCCAACAAACTATTGGAAATCAATTTTATTGCGTACCAAAAGACGTCGCCTATCGGCCGCAATTACGTTGTGCAAAGCCCATTATTCATGGTGTGCAAACCGCGACAGTTACCTGTAAAGGTAACGAAGAAATTTCGATTGATGCCTTGGGTCGTATCACCGTGAAATTTCACTGGGATCGCAGTGAAATTAACGACCATCAAAGTTCTTGTCCTATCCGAGTTAGCCAAAACTGGGCAGGTAAAAACTGGGGCGCTTTTTTCTTCCCTCGGCGCGATCAAGAAGTCTTAGTCGAATTTTTAAATGGCGATCCGGATCAACCGATAGTCATTGGCGCAGTTTATAACTCTGATCATATGCCGCCTTATAATTTACCTGATGAAAAAACGCAATCAGGTATTAAAACCCGCTCTACAGAAAAAGGCGCCGCAGCAAACTTTAACGAAATTCGCTTTGAAGATAAAAAGGGCGAGGAGTTACTGTATTTACATGCAGAAAAAAACTTTGAGTTACAAGTCGAAAACAATCAAACCGATGTTATTGGTAATGACCGACTGACAACGATAACGGGTAATGATAACGAAAATGTTAAGAAGAACCGCCAAGTAGCGATTGATGGCGGCGACACATTAAATGTAGGTAAAAAGTTAATTATAGATGCTGGCGACTCAATAACCATTAAAACGGGTGCGGCGTCAATTTCGATGAAAAGCGATGGCTCTATTGATATTAAAGGCACCAATATCACGATTAAGGGCTCTAAGCTTAGCCTTAATTAA
- a CDS encoding Hcp family type VI secretion system effector: MQANTYLKYGAIKGETTAEEFKDMITVLSMDWGTQRELSSFTGTAMDREASATRLNDIVVTKLQDKSSPDLFKEATIGKGQKAVFHITKQGDKVEEIMKIELTDAMISSYQMSVSGDRPIETIVISYTELMMTVTPTDDKNNVTAPLVYGYSGVKGSKL; this comes from the coding sequence ATGCAAGCAAATACCTATTTGAAATATGGTGCGATCAAGGGTGAGACTACTGCTGAAGAATTCAAAGACATGATCACTGTTTTGTCTATGGATTGGGGAACTCAGCGTGAATTATCTTCATTTACTGGTACCGCAATGGATCGTGAGGCAAGTGCAACTCGCTTAAATGATATTGTTGTTACTAAGTTGCAAGATAAGTCATCACCAGATTTATTTAAAGAAGCCACTATTGGTAAAGGTCAAAAAGCTGTTTTCCACATTACTAAGCAAGGCGATAAAGTAGAAGAGATCATGAAGATAGAACTGACTGATGCCATGATCAGCAGCTATCAAATGTCTGTTTCTGGCGACCGTCCAATTGAAACTATTGTTATTAGCTACACTGAGTTGATGATGACTGTTACTCCTACCGACGATAAAAACAACGTTACTGCACCATTGGTATATGGTTATAGCGGTGTTAAAGGTTCTAAGCTGTAA
- the tssH gene encoding type VI secretion system ATPase TssH, whose product MSTTTLKSLVEKLNQTSRASLEAATARCQSRSHYSVEIEHWLDAILAQADNDISLILRSFDINPDLVKQQIQQVLEHLKTGNSSLPSISVQLINLLRACWLNTTIDFSDEQMRSAYILYSLLKDDSLSALILRRIPALEKVDAAELLRVWPELARHSSEQQQAINSAASPAIKAGKTPALDQFTTDLTAQAYAGKIDPIVGRDDEIRQMIDILTRRRQNNPILTGEAGVGKTAVVEGLALKIAAGEVPDKLKNVSLRVLDLALLQAGAGMKGEFENRLKNVIKEVNSSAIPIILFIDEAHTMIGSGGQAGQNDAANLLKPALARGELRTIAATTWAEYKKYFEKDAALTRRFQVVKIEEPSVELAVIMMRGLLPVMEQHHKVNITDQALQAAVTLSHRYINGRQLPDKAVGLLDTACARVAMSQDTVPGAVEALQRKLQQLGQQIAVLQREQRLGVAHDEQLQHLQQQQSATESNLEQVTEQWQREQQQVATARQLAQQLTTAEQVDCEQTADAIILQQQQQQQQLLQQLLDIKAELNQIAEPMVHWQVNEQLIAEVISDWTGIPLGKMQADEINTVLALSSHLAERVIGQDHALDLMARTVQTSRAQLADESKPNGIFLLTGPSGVGKTETALALAEQVYGSEAQLTVINMSEFKEEHKVSLLLGSPPGYVGYGEGGVLTEAVRRKPYSVILLDEMEKAHPGVQDIFYQVFDKGTIKDGEGRDIDFKNTIIIMTSNVGTDTTMRLFEDPDTAPSIDGLAKALKQDLLQVFKPAFLGRLNLIPYIPLDDTKLARITVLQLARIEKRLHQHYQASFSYSDEVINFIVNQCQDAGTGARTIHNILQNQLLPELSIGLLQKVAQDIDIKHIDLAINQDGFQYEIKELT is encoded by the coding sequence ATGTCGACCACCACGTTAAAAAGTTTGGTAGAAAAACTGAATCAAACTAGCCGGGCTTCATTAGAAGCAGCTACCGCGCGTTGTCAATCACGTAGTCATTACAGTGTAGAAATAGAGCATTGGCTTGACGCTATTTTGGCCCAAGCTGATAACGATATAAGTTTAATTTTACGTAGTTTTGATATTAACCCAGACCTGGTTAAGCAGCAGATACAACAAGTATTAGAGCATTTAAAAACCGGTAATAGTAGTTTGCCCAGTATTTCAGTACAGCTTATTAATCTGTTACGTGCTTGCTGGCTAAATACCACAATCGACTTTTCCGATGAACAAATGCGCTCAGCTTATATTCTGTATAGCTTACTTAAAGATGATAGCTTATCGGCATTAATACTGCGCCGTATACCCGCGTTAGAGAAAGTCGATGCCGCTGAGTTATTAAGAGTGTGGCCTGAATTAGCGCGGCATTCCAGCGAGCAACAGCAAGCTATTAATTCCGCAGCCAGTCCGGCCATTAAGGCCGGTAAAACGCCAGCATTAGATCAATTCACTACTGACTTAACTGCTCAAGCTTATGCTGGAAAAATTGATCCTATTGTAGGTCGTGATGATGAAATACGGCAGATGATCGATATTTTAACCCGTCGCAGGCAAAATAATCCTATTTTAACCGGTGAAGCGGGTGTCGGTAAAACCGCGGTAGTTGAAGGTTTAGCCTTAAAAATTGCGGCTGGCGAAGTACCAGATAAATTAAAAAACGTTAGTTTACGGGTGCTTGATTTAGCTTTGTTACAAGCGGGTGCGGGGATGAAAGGTGAGTTTGAAAACCGTTTAAAAAATGTCATTAAAGAAGTTAACTCATCAGCAATACCCATTATTCTTTTTATTGATGAAGCCCACACTATGATTGGCAGTGGAGGCCAAGCAGGTCAAAATGACGCGGCAAACCTATTAAAACCTGCATTAGCACGGGGCGAATTAAGAACTATCGCCGCCACAACCTGGGCAGAATATAAGAAATACTTTGAAAAAGATGCGGCATTAACTCGTCGCTTTCAAGTGGTTAAAATTGAAGAACCCTCTGTTGAACTAGCCGTTATTATGATGCGCGGTTTATTACCAGTTATGGAGCAACACCATAAGGTAAATATTACCGATCAAGCCTTACAGGCCGCGGTAACTTTATCCCACCGTTATATCAATGGTCGTCAGCTGCCGGATAAAGCAGTTGGGTTGTTGGATACGGCTTGTGCCCGGGTTGCCATGAGCCAAGATACGGTGCCTGGTGCAGTAGAGGCCTTGCAACGTAAACTACAACAACTAGGCCAACAAATTGCAGTGCTACAGCGTGAGCAGCGCTTAGGCGTCGCCCATGATGAGCAATTACAACACTTGCAACAACAACAATCAGCTACAGAATCCAATCTTGAGCAAGTGACCGAGCAGTGGCAGCGAGAGCAGCAGCAAGTAGCGACTGCGCGGCAATTAGCGCAACAACTTACGACTGCCGAACAAGTCGACTGCGAACAAACTGCTGATGCAATAATCTTACAGCAGCAGCAGCAGCAGCAGCAACTACTACAGCAGTTACTTGATATTAAAGCTGAGCTTAATCAAATTGCCGAGCCGATGGTGCATTGGCAAGTTAATGAACAACTGATCGCCGAAGTTATTTCAGACTGGACCGGTATTCCACTTGGCAAAATGCAAGCAGATGAAATAAACACTGTTTTAGCTTTAAGCAGCCATTTGGCTGAGCGGGTAATTGGCCAAGACCATGCATTAGATTTAATGGCCCGGACAGTCCAAACTTCACGTGCTCAATTAGCAGATGAAAGTAAACCTAACGGCATATTTTTATTAACGGGTCCAAGTGGTGTGGGTAAAACTGAAACTGCATTAGCGTTAGCCGAGCAGGTATATGGCAGTGAGGCTCAATTAACTGTGATAAATATGTCAGAGTTTAAAGAAGAGCATAAAGTGTCTTTATTACTGGGATCGCCTCCTGGTTACGTAGGCTATGGTGAAGGGGGCGTGTTAACAGAAGCGGTTAGACGTAAACCTTATAGTGTTATTTTGCTTGATGAAATGGAAAAGGCTCATCCGGGCGTTCAAGATATTTTTTATCAAGTATTTGATAAAGGCACGATAAAAGATGGTGAAGGTCGAGATATCGACTTTAAAAATACCATTATTATTATGACCTCCAACGTGGGTACCGATACCACAATGCGTTTATTTGAAGATCCAGATACTGCGCCTTCAATAGATGGCTTAGCAAAAGCTTTAAAGCAAGATTTATTACAAGTGTTTAAACCAGCCTTCTTAGGCCGATTAAATCTTATCCCGTATATTCCGTTAGATGATACAAAATTAGCCCGGATCACCGTCTTACAACTGGCGCGGATAGAAAAGCGTTTACACCAACATTATCAAGCCAGCTTTAGTTATAGCGATGAAGTTATCAACTTTATTGTTAATCAATGCCAAGACGCAGGTACAGGGGCGCGAACAATTCATAACATTTTACAAAATCAGCTTCTTCCTGAATTGTCGATAGGTTTGTTACAAAAGGTAGCTCAAGATATTGATATTAAACATATTGATTTAGCAATCAATCAGGACGGCTTTCAATATGAAATCAAAGAATTAACATAA
- the tssG gene encoding type VI secretion system baseplate subunit TssG: protein MSIKQLQQSPSDFDFYQAVYSVERQYSSEQKRWQGVGRDGFPRQELIRFKSVQHLGFPGQPISKVETRHAEPEQATSINMHVSFFGLTGPSGVLPQHYTELVIDRVKQRDNTMRDFFDVFNHRLISLYYRAWEKYRFACQYEMMPAQQDSFSKVLTTLSGARSELGLYFAGAFSQQNRNAKQLTAMLSQLLAVDVALEPLQGRWLRLDTADQTALASSIRPTGLNARLGDSAMLGSRVWDISSGVELLLSAKQQQAAELLPGSYKNQLMHSLLAEYLPNGYNVRVTLSAPNKAFTAVKLGQSGLSLGKGSCLSVRETQLQKVTRFSYQLTGS from the coding sequence ATGAGCATAAAGCAATTGCAGCAATCACCTTCTGATTTCGATTTTTATCAAGCCGTTTATAGTGTTGAGCGCCAATACAGTAGTGAGCAAAAACGCTGGCAAGGTGTGGGTCGAGATGGTTTTCCGCGCCAGGAATTAATTCGGTTTAAATCGGTACAACATTTAGGTTTCCCAGGTCAGCCAATCAGTAAAGTAGAAACACGTCATGCCGAGCCAGAACAGGCAACAAGCATTAATATGCATGTCAGTTTTTTCGGTTTAACAGGGCCAAGTGGGGTATTGCCACAACATTATACCGAGCTGGTTATAGATCGGGTTAAGCAGCGTGATAATACCATGCGCGACTTCTTTGATGTCTTTAATCATCGCCTGATATCGTTATATTACCGCGCTTGGGAAAAGTATCGCTTTGCGTGTCAATACGAAATGATGCCTGCCCAGCAGGATAGTTTTAGTAAAGTATTGACCACTTTATCCGGAGCCCGTTCTGAGTTGGGCTTATATTTTGCAGGCGCTTTTAGTCAGCAAAACCGCAATGCTAAACAGCTCACCGCTATGCTATCGCAATTGTTAGCGGTCGATGTTGCTTTAGAACCCTTACAAGGTCGCTGGTTAAGGTTAGATACAGCCGATCAAACCGCACTTGCCTCAAGTATTAGACCAACCGGATTAAATGCCCGTTTAGGTGACAGTGCCATGCTCGGTTCACGAGTGTGGGATATCAGCTCTGGCGTAGAGTTGCTGCTTAGCGCTAAACAACAGCAAGCCGCTGAATTATTGCCCGGTAGCTATAAAAATCAGTTAATGCATAGCTTATTAGCTGAGTATCTCCCTAATGGCTATAACGTACGCGTTACTTTATCGGCCCCTAATAAAGCATTTACAGCCGTAAAGTTAGGCCAATCTGGGCTATCCCTAGGTAAAGGCAGTTGCCTGTCTGTTCGTGAAACTCAACTACAAAAAGTCACCCGATTCAGTTATCAGCTGACCGGTTCTTAG